A stretch of the Macaca mulatta isolate MMU2019108-1 chromosome 14, T2T-MMU8v2.0, whole genome shotgun sequence genome encodes the following:
- the TMEM25 gene encoding transmembrane protein 25 isoform X29 yields the protein MGSGERRFLWGRGAWRRSMSVCECACVQGVVARMLVASVYLRACVSLYCSLESVLGSAPAGCPGVCWVGLYLWALPFVSVPSPLGAGLYLCLRTWFFLFLESKFLEQLLDLPAVTWLTRRPAPFSQQPGAQARATMALPPGPATLRHTLLLLPALLSSGWGELAPQIDGQTWAERALRENERHAFTCRVAGGPGTPRLAWYLDGQLQEASTSRLLSVGGEAFSGGTSTFTVTAHRAQHELNCSLQDPSSGRSANASVILNVQFKPEIAQVGAKYQEAQGPGLLVVLFALVRANPPANVTWIDQDGPVTVNTSDFLVLDAQNYPWLTNHTVQLQLRSLAHNLSVVATNDVGVTSASLPAPGLLATRVEVPLLGIVVAAGLALGTLVGFSTLVACLVCRKEKKTKGPSRRPSLISSDSNNLKLNNVRLPRESMSLPSNLQLNDLTPDSRVKPADRQMAQNNSRPELLDPEPGGLLTSRARLLHHGTPALTNPWLPHQQEGALPGGWSPQAHSSTVWKL from the exons aTGGGATCGGGAGAAAGGCGATTCCTTTGGGGGAGGGGCGCGTGGAGACggagtatgagtgtgtgtgagtgtgcgtgtgtgcaaGGTGTGGTTGCACGGATGCTGGTTGCTTCTGTGTATCTGCGGGCGTGTGTCTCTTTGTATTGTAGCCTGGAGTCAGTGCTCGGTTCTGCACCTGCAGGATGTCCAGGTGTCTGCTGGGTGGGTCTGTACCTTTGGGCTTTGCCCTTCGTGTCCGTGCCTTCGCCACTGGGGGCTGGTCTATATTTGTGTCTCCGTACATGGTTCTTTTTGTTTCTGGAGAGTAAATTCCTGGAGCAATTGCTAGACCTACCTGCTGTCACCTGGCTGACACGGAGGCCCGCCCCCTTCTCTCAGCAGCCTGGGGCCCAGGCCCGGGCCACCATGGCGCTGCCTCCAGGCCCAGCCACCCTGCGGCACACACTGCTGCTCCTGCCAGCCCTTCTGAGCTCAG GTTGGGGGGAGTTGGCGCCACAAATAGATGGTCAGACCTGGGCTGAGCGGGCACTTCGGGAGAATGAACGCCACGCCTTCACCTGCCGGGTGGCAGGGGGGCCTGGCACCCCCAGATTGGCCTGGTATCTGGATGGACAGCTGCAGGAGGCCAGCACCTCAAGACTGCTGAGCGTGGGAGGGGAGGCCTTCTCTGGAGGCACCAGCACCTTCACTGTCACTGCCCACCGGGCCCAGCATGAGCTCAACTGCTCCCTGCAGGACCCCAGCAGTGGCCGATCAGCCAACGCCTCTGTCATCCTCAATGTGCAAT TCAAGCCAGAGATTGCCCAAGTCGGCGCCAAGTACCAGGAAGCTCAGGGCCCAGGCCTCCTGGTTGTCCTGTTTGCCCTTGTGCGTGCCAACCCGCCTGCCAATGTCACCTGGATCGACCAGGATGGGCCAGTGACTGTCAACACCTCTGACTTCCTGGTGCTGGATGCACAGAACTACCCCTGGCTCACCAACCATACAGTACAGCTGCAGCTCCGCAGCCTGGCGCACAACCTCTCGGTGGTGGCCACCAATGATGTGGGTGTCACCAGTGCCTCACTTCCAGCCCCAG GGCTTCTGGCTACCCGGGTGGAAGTACCACTGCTGGGCATTGTTGTGGCTGCTGGGCTTGCCCTGGGCACCCTCGTGGGGTTCAGCACCTTGGTGGCCTGCCTGGTCtgtaggaaagagaagaaaaccaaag GCCCCTCCCGGCGCCCATCTCTTATATCAAG TGACTCCAACAACCTAAAACTCAACAACGTGCGCCTGCCACGGGAGAGCATGTCCCTCCCGTCCAACCTTCAGCTCAATGACCTCACTCCAGATTCCAGAG TGAAACCAGCAGACCGGCAGATGGCTCAGAACAACAGCCGGCCAGAGCTTCTGGACCCGGAGCCCGGCGGCCTCCTCACCAGCCGAG CACGTCTCCTGCACCATGGGACCCCAGCCCTGACCAACCCCTGGTTGCCCCATCAGCAGGAAGGTGCCCTTCCTGGAGGATGGTCGCCACAGGCACATAGTTCAACAGTGTGGAAGCTTTAG
- the TMEM25 gene encoding transmembrane protein 25 isoform X9 gives MGSGERRFLWGRGAWRRSMSVCECACVQGVVARMLVASVYLRACVSLYCSLESVLGSAPAGCPGVCWVGLYLWALPFVSVPSPLGAGLYLCLRTWFFLFLESKFLEQLLDLPAVTWLTRRPAPFSQQPGAQARATMALPPGPATLRHTLLLLPALLSSEAPCCVPGWGELAPQIDGQTWAERALRENERHAFTCRVAGGPGTPRLAWYLDGQLQEASTSRLLSVGGEAFSGGTSTFTVTAHRAQHELNCSLQDPSSGRSANASVILNVQFKPEIAQVGAKYQEAQGPGLLVVLFALVRANPPANVTWIDQDGPVTVNTSDFLVLDAQNYPWLTNHTVQLQLRSLAHNLSVVATNDVGVTSASLPAPGPSRRPSLISSDSNNLKLNNVRLPRESMSLPSNLQLNDLTPDSRVKPADRQMAQNNSRPELLDPEPGGLLTSRDLTFLVSGLPQLLLLERNSIEDQRSSHK, from the exons aTGGGATCGGGAGAAAGGCGATTCCTTTGGGGGAGGGGCGCGTGGAGACggagtatgagtgtgtgtgagtgtgcgtgtgtgcaaGGTGTGGTTGCACGGATGCTGGTTGCTTCTGTGTATCTGCGGGCGTGTGTCTCTTTGTATTGTAGCCTGGAGTCAGTGCTCGGTTCTGCACCTGCAGGATGTCCAGGTGTCTGCTGGGTGGGTCTGTACCTTTGGGCTTTGCCCTTCGTGTCCGTGCCTTCGCCACTGGGGGCTGGTCTATATTTGTGTCTCCGTACATGGTTCTTTTTGTTTCTGGAGAGTAAATTCCTGGAGCAATTGCTAGACCTACCTGCTGTCACCTGGCTGACACGGAGGCCCGCCCCCTTCTCTCAGCAGCCTGGGGCCCAGGCCCGGGCCACCATGGCGCTGCCTCCAGGCCCAGCCACCCTGCGGCACACACTGCTGCTCCTGCCAGCCCTTCTGAGCTCAG AGGCCCCCTGCTGTGTTCCAGGTTGGGGGGAGTTGGCGCCACAAATAGATGGTCAGACCTGGGCTGAGCGGGCACTTCGGGAGAATGAACGCCACGCCTTCACCTGCCGGGTGGCAGGGGGGCCTGGCACCCCCAGATTGGCCTGGTATCTGGATGGACAGCTGCAGGAGGCCAGCACCTCAAGACTGCTGAGCGTGGGAGGGGAGGCCTTCTCTGGAGGCACCAGCACCTTCACTGTCACTGCCCACCGGGCCCAGCATGAGCTCAACTGCTCCCTGCAGGACCCCAGCAGTGGCCGATCAGCCAACGCCTCTGTCATCCTCAATGTGCAAT TCAAGCCAGAGATTGCCCAAGTCGGCGCCAAGTACCAGGAAGCTCAGGGCCCAGGCCTCCTGGTTGTCCTGTTTGCCCTTGTGCGTGCCAACCCGCCTGCCAATGTCACCTGGATCGACCAGGATGGGCCAGTGACTGTCAACACCTCTGACTTCCTGGTGCTGGATGCACAGAACTACCCCTGGCTCACCAACCATACAGTACAGCTGCAGCTCCGCAGCCTGGCGCACAACCTCTCGGTGGTGGCCACCAATGATGTGGGTGTCACCAGTGCCTCACTTCCAGCCCCAG GCCCCTCCCGGCGCCCATCTCTTATATCAAG TGACTCCAACAACCTAAAACTCAACAACGTGCGCCTGCCACGGGAGAGCATGTCCCTCCCGTCCAACCTTCAGCTCAATGACCTCACTCCAGATTCCAGAG TGAAACCAGCAGACCGGCAGATGGCTCAGAACAACAGCCGGCCAGAGCTTCTGGACCCGGAGCCCGGCGGCCTCCTCACCAGCCGAG ATCTCACCTTCCTGGTGTCTGGGCTTCCGCAGCTGCTGCTTCTTGAA AGGAACTCGATTGAGGACCAGAGGTCCAGTCACAAGTAA
- the TMEM25 gene encoding transmembrane protein 25 isoform X5 gives MGSGERRFLWGRGAWRRSMSVCECACVQGVVARMLVASVYLRACVSLYCSLESVLGSAPAGCPGVCWVGLYLWALPFVSVPSPLGAGLYLCLRTWFFLFLESKFLEQLLDLPAVTWLTRRPAPFSQQPGAQARATMALPPGPATLRHTLLLLPALLSSGWGELAPQIDGQTWAERALRENERHAFTCRVAGGPGTPRLAWYLDGQLQEASTSRLLSVGGEAFSGGTSTFTVTAHRAQHELNCSLQDPSSGRSANASVILNVQFKPEIAQVGAKYQEAQGPGLLVVLFALVRANPPANVTWIDQDGPVTVNTSDFLVLDAQNYPWLTNHTVQLQLRSLAHNLSVVATNDVGVTSASLPAPGLLATRVEVPLLGIVVAAGLALGTLVGFSTLVACLVCRKEKKTKGPSRRPSLISSDSNNLKLNNVRLPRESMSLPSNLQLNDLTPDSRAVKPADRQMAQNNSRPELLDPEPGGLLTSRDLTFLVSGLPQLLLLERNSIEDQRSSHK, from the exons aTGGGATCGGGAGAAAGGCGATTCCTTTGGGGGAGGGGCGCGTGGAGACggagtatgagtgtgtgtgagtgtgcgtgtgtgcaaGGTGTGGTTGCACGGATGCTGGTTGCTTCTGTGTATCTGCGGGCGTGTGTCTCTTTGTATTGTAGCCTGGAGTCAGTGCTCGGTTCTGCACCTGCAGGATGTCCAGGTGTCTGCTGGGTGGGTCTGTACCTTTGGGCTTTGCCCTTCGTGTCCGTGCCTTCGCCACTGGGGGCTGGTCTATATTTGTGTCTCCGTACATGGTTCTTTTTGTTTCTGGAGAGTAAATTCCTGGAGCAATTGCTAGACCTACCTGCTGTCACCTGGCTGACACGGAGGCCCGCCCCCTTCTCTCAGCAGCCTGGGGCCCAGGCCCGGGCCACCATGGCGCTGCCTCCAGGCCCAGCCACCCTGCGGCACACACTGCTGCTCCTGCCAGCCCTTCTGAGCTCAG GTTGGGGGGAGTTGGCGCCACAAATAGATGGTCAGACCTGGGCTGAGCGGGCACTTCGGGAGAATGAACGCCACGCCTTCACCTGCCGGGTGGCAGGGGGGCCTGGCACCCCCAGATTGGCCTGGTATCTGGATGGACAGCTGCAGGAGGCCAGCACCTCAAGACTGCTGAGCGTGGGAGGGGAGGCCTTCTCTGGAGGCACCAGCACCTTCACTGTCACTGCCCACCGGGCCCAGCATGAGCTCAACTGCTCCCTGCAGGACCCCAGCAGTGGCCGATCAGCCAACGCCTCTGTCATCCTCAATGTGCAAT TCAAGCCAGAGATTGCCCAAGTCGGCGCCAAGTACCAGGAAGCTCAGGGCCCAGGCCTCCTGGTTGTCCTGTTTGCCCTTGTGCGTGCCAACCCGCCTGCCAATGTCACCTGGATCGACCAGGATGGGCCAGTGACTGTCAACACCTCTGACTTCCTGGTGCTGGATGCACAGAACTACCCCTGGCTCACCAACCATACAGTACAGCTGCAGCTCCGCAGCCTGGCGCACAACCTCTCGGTGGTGGCCACCAATGATGTGGGTGTCACCAGTGCCTCACTTCCAGCCCCAG GGCTTCTGGCTACCCGGGTGGAAGTACCACTGCTGGGCATTGTTGTGGCTGCTGGGCTTGCCCTGGGCACCCTCGTGGGGTTCAGCACCTTGGTGGCCTGCCTGGTCtgtaggaaagagaagaaaaccaaag GCCCCTCCCGGCGCCCATCTCTTATATCAAG TGACTCCAACAACCTAAAACTCAACAACGTGCGCCTGCCACGGGAGAGCATGTCCCTCCCGTCCAACCTTCAGCTCAATGACCTCACTCCAGATTCCAGAG CAGTGAAACCAGCAGACCGGCAGATGGCTCAGAACAACAGCCGGCCAGAGCTTCTGGACCCGGAGCCCGGCGGCCTCCTCACCAGCCGAG ATCTCACCTTCCTGGTGTCTGGGCTTCCGCAGCTGCTGCTTCTTGAA AGGAACTCGATTGAGGACCAGAGGTCCAGTCACAAGTAA
- the TMEM25 gene encoding transmembrane protein 25 isoform X6, with amino-acid sequence MGSGERRFLWGRGAWRRSMSVCECACVQGVVARMLVASVYLRACVSLYCSLESVLGSAPAGCPGVCWVGLYLWALPFVSVPSPLGAGLYLCLRTWFFLFLESKFLEQLLDLPAVTWLTRRPAPFSQQPGAQARATMALPPGPATLRHTLLLLPALLSSGWGELAPQIDGQTWAERALRENERHAFTCRVAGGPGTPRLAWYLDGQLQEASTSRLLSVGGEAFSGGTSTFTVTAHRAQHELNCSLQDPSSGRSANASVILNVQFKPEIAQVGAKYQEAQGPGLLVVLFALVRANPPANVTWIDQDGPVTVNTSDFLVLDAQNYPWLTNHTVQLQLRSLAHNLSVVATNDVGVTSASLPAPGLLATRVEVPLLGIVVAAGLALGTLVGFSTLVACLVCRKEKKTKGPSRRPSLISSDSNNLKLNNVRLPRESMSLPSNLQLNDLTPDSRVKPADRQMAQNNSRPELLDPEPGGLLTSRDLTFLVSGLPQLLLLERNSIEDQRSSHK; translated from the exons aTGGGATCGGGAGAAAGGCGATTCCTTTGGGGGAGGGGCGCGTGGAGACggagtatgagtgtgtgtgagtgtgcgtgtgtgcaaGGTGTGGTTGCACGGATGCTGGTTGCTTCTGTGTATCTGCGGGCGTGTGTCTCTTTGTATTGTAGCCTGGAGTCAGTGCTCGGTTCTGCACCTGCAGGATGTCCAGGTGTCTGCTGGGTGGGTCTGTACCTTTGGGCTTTGCCCTTCGTGTCCGTGCCTTCGCCACTGGGGGCTGGTCTATATTTGTGTCTCCGTACATGGTTCTTTTTGTTTCTGGAGAGTAAATTCCTGGAGCAATTGCTAGACCTACCTGCTGTCACCTGGCTGACACGGAGGCCCGCCCCCTTCTCTCAGCAGCCTGGGGCCCAGGCCCGGGCCACCATGGCGCTGCCTCCAGGCCCAGCCACCCTGCGGCACACACTGCTGCTCCTGCCAGCCCTTCTGAGCTCAG GTTGGGGGGAGTTGGCGCCACAAATAGATGGTCAGACCTGGGCTGAGCGGGCACTTCGGGAGAATGAACGCCACGCCTTCACCTGCCGGGTGGCAGGGGGGCCTGGCACCCCCAGATTGGCCTGGTATCTGGATGGACAGCTGCAGGAGGCCAGCACCTCAAGACTGCTGAGCGTGGGAGGGGAGGCCTTCTCTGGAGGCACCAGCACCTTCACTGTCACTGCCCACCGGGCCCAGCATGAGCTCAACTGCTCCCTGCAGGACCCCAGCAGTGGCCGATCAGCCAACGCCTCTGTCATCCTCAATGTGCAAT TCAAGCCAGAGATTGCCCAAGTCGGCGCCAAGTACCAGGAAGCTCAGGGCCCAGGCCTCCTGGTTGTCCTGTTTGCCCTTGTGCGTGCCAACCCGCCTGCCAATGTCACCTGGATCGACCAGGATGGGCCAGTGACTGTCAACACCTCTGACTTCCTGGTGCTGGATGCACAGAACTACCCCTGGCTCACCAACCATACAGTACAGCTGCAGCTCCGCAGCCTGGCGCACAACCTCTCGGTGGTGGCCACCAATGATGTGGGTGTCACCAGTGCCTCACTTCCAGCCCCAG GGCTTCTGGCTACCCGGGTGGAAGTACCACTGCTGGGCATTGTTGTGGCTGCTGGGCTTGCCCTGGGCACCCTCGTGGGGTTCAGCACCTTGGTGGCCTGCCTGGTCtgtaggaaagagaagaaaaccaaag GCCCCTCCCGGCGCCCATCTCTTATATCAAG TGACTCCAACAACCTAAAACTCAACAACGTGCGCCTGCCACGGGAGAGCATGTCCCTCCCGTCCAACCTTCAGCTCAATGACCTCACTCCAGATTCCAGAG TGAAACCAGCAGACCGGCAGATGGCTCAGAACAACAGCCGGCCAGAGCTTCTGGACCCGGAGCCCGGCGGCCTCCTCACCAGCCGAG ATCTCACCTTCCTGGTGTCTGGGCTTCCGCAGCTGCTGCTTCTTGAA AGGAACTCGATTGAGGACCAGAGGTCCAGTCACAAGTAA
- the TMEM25 gene encoding transmembrane protein 25 isoform X8, with the protein MGSGERRFLWGRGAWRRSMSVCECACVQGVVARMLVASVYLRACVSLYCSLESVLGSAPAGCPGVCWVGLYLWALPFVSVPSPLGAGLYLCLRTWFFLFLESKFLEQLLDLPAVTWLTRRPAPFSQQPGAQARATMALPPGPATLRHTLLLLPALLSSEAPCCVPGWGELAPQIDGQTWAERALRENERHAFTCRVAGGPGTPRLAWYLDGQLQEASTSRLLSVGGEAFSGGTSTFTVTAHRAQHELNCSLQDPSSGRSANASVILNVQFKPEIAQVGAKYQEAQGPGLLVVLFALVRANPPANVTWIDQDGPVTVNTSDFLVLDAQNYPWLTNHTVQLQLRSLAHNLSVVATNDVGVTSASLPAPGPSRRPSLISSDSNNLKLNNVRLPRESMSLPSNLQLNDLTPDSRAVKPADRQMAQNNSRPELLDPEPGGLLTSRDLTFLVSGLPQLLLLERNSIEDQRSSHK; encoded by the exons aTGGGATCGGGAGAAAGGCGATTCCTTTGGGGGAGGGGCGCGTGGAGACggagtatgagtgtgtgtgagtgtgcgtgtgtgcaaGGTGTGGTTGCACGGATGCTGGTTGCTTCTGTGTATCTGCGGGCGTGTGTCTCTTTGTATTGTAGCCTGGAGTCAGTGCTCGGTTCTGCACCTGCAGGATGTCCAGGTGTCTGCTGGGTGGGTCTGTACCTTTGGGCTTTGCCCTTCGTGTCCGTGCCTTCGCCACTGGGGGCTGGTCTATATTTGTGTCTCCGTACATGGTTCTTTTTGTTTCTGGAGAGTAAATTCCTGGAGCAATTGCTAGACCTACCTGCTGTCACCTGGCTGACACGGAGGCCCGCCCCCTTCTCTCAGCAGCCTGGGGCCCAGGCCCGGGCCACCATGGCGCTGCCTCCAGGCCCAGCCACCCTGCGGCACACACTGCTGCTCCTGCCAGCCCTTCTGAGCTCAG AGGCCCCCTGCTGTGTTCCAGGTTGGGGGGAGTTGGCGCCACAAATAGATGGTCAGACCTGGGCTGAGCGGGCACTTCGGGAGAATGAACGCCACGCCTTCACCTGCCGGGTGGCAGGGGGGCCTGGCACCCCCAGATTGGCCTGGTATCTGGATGGACAGCTGCAGGAGGCCAGCACCTCAAGACTGCTGAGCGTGGGAGGGGAGGCCTTCTCTGGAGGCACCAGCACCTTCACTGTCACTGCCCACCGGGCCCAGCATGAGCTCAACTGCTCCCTGCAGGACCCCAGCAGTGGCCGATCAGCCAACGCCTCTGTCATCCTCAATGTGCAAT TCAAGCCAGAGATTGCCCAAGTCGGCGCCAAGTACCAGGAAGCTCAGGGCCCAGGCCTCCTGGTTGTCCTGTTTGCCCTTGTGCGTGCCAACCCGCCTGCCAATGTCACCTGGATCGACCAGGATGGGCCAGTGACTGTCAACACCTCTGACTTCCTGGTGCTGGATGCACAGAACTACCCCTGGCTCACCAACCATACAGTACAGCTGCAGCTCCGCAGCCTGGCGCACAACCTCTCGGTGGTGGCCACCAATGATGTGGGTGTCACCAGTGCCTCACTTCCAGCCCCAG GCCCCTCCCGGCGCCCATCTCTTATATCAAG TGACTCCAACAACCTAAAACTCAACAACGTGCGCCTGCCACGGGAGAGCATGTCCCTCCCGTCCAACCTTCAGCTCAATGACCTCACTCCAGATTCCAGAG CAGTGAAACCAGCAGACCGGCAGATGGCTCAGAACAACAGCCGGCCAGAGCTTCTGGACCCGGAGCCCGGCGGCCTCCTCACCAGCCGAG ATCTCACCTTCCTGGTGTCTGGGCTTCCGCAGCTGCTGCTTCTTGAA AGGAACTCGATTGAGGACCAGAGGTCCAGTCACAAGTAA
- the TMEM25 gene encoding transmembrane protein 25 isoform X2 — protein sequence MGSGERRFLWGRGAWRRSMSVCECACVQGVVARMLVASVYLRACVSLYCSLESVLGSAPAGCPGVCWVGLYLWALPFVSVPSPLGAGLYLCLRTWFFLFLESKFLEQLLDLPAVTWLTRRPAPFSQQPGAQARATMALPPGPATLRHTLLLLPALLSSEAPCCVPGWGELAPQIDGQTWAERALRENERHAFTCRVAGGPGTPRLAWYLDGQLQEASTSRLLSVGGEAFSGGTSTFTVTAHRAQHELNCSLQDPSSGRSANASVILNVQFKPEIAQVGAKYQEAQGPGLLVVLFALVRANPPANVTWIDQDGPVTVNTSDFLVLDAQNYPWLTNHTVQLQLRSLAHNLSVVATNDVGVTSASLPAPGLLATRVEVPLLGIVVAAGLALGTLVGFSTLVACLVCRKEKKTKGPSRRPSLISSDSNNLKLNNVRLPRESMSLPSNLQLNDLTPDSRVKPADRQMAQNNSRPELLDPEPGGLLTSRDLTFLVSGLPQLLLLERNSIEDQRSSHK from the exons aTGGGATCGGGAGAAAGGCGATTCCTTTGGGGGAGGGGCGCGTGGAGACggagtatgagtgtgtgtgagtgtgcgtgtgtgcaaGGTGTGGTTGCACGGATGCTGGTTGCTTCTGTGTATCTGCGGGCGTGTGTCTCTTTGTATTGTAGCCTGGAGTCAGTGCTCGGTTCTGCACCTGCAGGATGTCCAGGTGTCTGCTGGGTGGGTCTGTACCTTTGGGCTTTGCCCTTCGTGTCCGTGCCTTCGCCACTGGGGGCTGGTCTATATTTGTGTCTCCGTACATGGTTCTTTTTGTTTCTGGAGAGTAAATTCCTGGAGCAATTGCTAGACCTACCTGCTGTCACCTGGCTGACACGGAGGCCCGCCCCCTTCTCTCAGCAGCCTGGGGCCCAGGCCCGGGCCACCATGGCGCTGCCTCCAGGCCCAGCCACCCTGCGGCACACACTGCTGCTCCTGCCAGCCCTTCTGAGCTCAG AGGCCCCCTGCTGTGTTCCAGGTTGGGGGGAGTTGGCGCCACAAATAGATGGTCAGACCTGGGCTGAGCGGGCACTTCGGGAGAATGAACGCCACGCCTTCACCTGCCGGGTGGCAGGGGGGCCTGGCACCCCCAGATTGGCCTGGTATCTGGATGGACAGCTGCAGGAGGCCAGCACCTCAAGACTGCTGAGCGTGGGAGGGGAGGCCTTCTCTGGAGGCACCAGCACCTTCACTGTCACTGCCCACCGGGCCCAGCATGAGCTCAACTGCTCCCTGCAGGACCCCAGCAGTGGCCGATCAGCCAACGCCTCTGTCATCCTCAATGTGCAAT TCAAGCCAGAGATTGCCCAAGTCGGCGCCAAGTACCAGGAAGCTCAGGGCCCAGGCCTCCTGGTTGTCCTGTTTGCCCTTGTGCGTGCCAACCCGCCTGCCAATGTCACCTGGATCGACCAGGATGGGCCAGTGACTGTCAACACCTCTGACTTCCTGGTGCTGGATGCACAGAACTACCCCTGGCTCACCAACCATACAGTACAGCTGCAGCTCCGCAGCCTGGCGCACAACCTCTCGGTGGTGGCCACCAATGATGTGGGTGTCACCAGTGCCTCACTTCCAGCCCCAG GGCTTCTGGCTACCCGGGTGGAAGTACCACTGCTGGGCATTGTTGTGGCTGCTGGGCTTGCCCTGGGCACCCTCGTGGGGTTCAGCACCTTGGTGGCCTGCCTGGTCtgtaggaaagagaagaaaaccaaag GCCCCTCCCGGCGCCCATCTCTTATATCAAG TGACTCCAACAACCTAAAACTCAACAACGTGCGCCTGCCACGGGAGAGCATGTCCCTCCCGTCCAACCTTCAGCTCAATGACCTCACTCCAGATTCCAGAG TGAAACCAGCAGACCGGCAGATGGCTCAGAACAACAGCCGGCCAGAGCTTCTGGACCCGGAGCCCGGCGGCCTCCTCACCAGCCGAG ATCTCACCTTCCTGGTGTCTGGGCTTCCGCAGCTGCTGCTTCTTGAA AGGAACTCGATTGAGGACCAGAGGTCCAGTCACAAGTAA
- the TMEM25 gene encoding transmembrane protein 25 isoform X11, protein MGSGERRFLWGRGAWRRSMSVCECACVQGVVARMLVASVYLRACVSLYCSLESVLGSAPAGCPGVCWVGLYLWALPFVSVPSPLGAGLYLCLRTWFFLFLESKFLEQLLDLPAVTWLTRRPAPFSQQPGAQARATMALPPGPATLRHTLLLLPALLSSEAPCCVPGWGELAPQIDGQTWAERALRENERHAFTCRVAGGPGTPRLAWYLDGQLQEASTSRLLSVGGEAFSGGTSTFTVTAHRAQHELNCSLQDPSSGRSANASVILNVQFKPEIAQVGAKYQEAQGPGLLVVLFALVRANPPANVTWIDQDGPVTVNTSDFLVLDAQNYPWLTNHTVQLQLRSLAHNLSVVATNDVGVTSASLPAPGPSRRPSLISSDSNNLKLNNVRLPRESMSLPSNLQLNDLTPDSRVKPADRQMAQNNSRPELLDPEPGGLLTSRGFIRLPMLGYIYRVSSVSSDEIWL, encoded by the exons aTGGGATCGGGAGAAAGGCGATTCCTTTGGGGGAGGGGCGCGTGGAGACggagtatgagtgtgtgtgagtgtgcgtgtgtgcaaGGTGTGGTTGCACGGATGCTGGTTGCTTCTGTGTATCTGCGGGCGTGTGTCTCTTTGTATTGTAGCCTGGAGTCAGTGCTCGGTTCTGCACCTGCAGGATGTCCAGGTGTCTGCTGGGTGGGTCTGTACCTTTGGGCTTTGCCCTTCGTGTCCGTGCCTTCGCCACTGGGGGCTGGTCTATATTTGTGTCTCCGTACATGGTTCTTTTTGTTTCTGGAGAGTAAATTCCTGGAGCAATTGCTAGACCTACCTGCTGTCACCTGGCTGACACGGAGGCCCGCCCCCTTCTCTCAGCAGCCTGGGGCCCAGGCCCGGGCCACCATGGCGCTGCCTCCAGGCCCAGCCACCCTGCGGCACACACTGCTGCTCCTGCCAGCCCTTCTGAGCTCAG AGGCCCCCTGCTGTGTTCCAGGTTGGGGGGAGTTGGCGCCACAAATAGATGGTCAGACCTGGGCTGAGCGGGCACTTCGGGAGAATGAACGCCACGCCTTCACCTGCCGGGTGGCAGGGGGGCCTGGCACCCCCAGATTGGCCTGGTATCTGGATGGACAGCTGCAGGAGGCCAGCACCTCAAGACTGCTGAGCGTGGGAGGGGAGGCCTTCTCTGGAGGCACCAGCACCTTCACTGTCACTGCCCACCGGGCCCAGCATGAGCTCAACTGCTCCCTGCAGGACCCCAGCAGTGGCCGATCAGCCAACGCCTCTGTCATCCTCAATGTGCAAT TCAAGCCAGAGATTGCCCAAGTCGGCGCCAAGTACCAGGAAGCTCAGGGCCCAGGCCTCCTGGTTGTCCTGTTTGCCCTTGTGCGTGCCAACCCGCCTGCCAATGTCACCTGGATCGACCAGGATGGGCCAGTGACTGTCAACACCTCTGACTTCCTGGTGCTGGATGCACAGAACTACCCCTGGCTCACCAACCATACAGTACAGCTGCAGCTCCGCAGCCTGGCGCACAACCTCTCGGTGGTGGCCACCAATGATGTGGGTGTCACCAGTGCCTCACTTCCAGCCCCAG GCCCCTCCCGGCGCCCATCTCTTATATCAAG TGACTCCAACAACCTAAAACTCAACAACGTGCGCCTGCCACGGGAGAGCATGTCCCTCCCGTCCAACCTTCAGCTCAATGACCTCACTCCAGATTCCAGAG TGAAACCAGCAGACCGGCAGATGGCTCAGAACAACAGCCGGCCAGAGCTTCTGGACCCGGAGCCCGGCGGCCTCCTCACCAGCCGAG GTTTCATCCGCCTCCCAATGCTGGGCTATATCTATCGAGTGTCCAGCGTGAGCAGTGATGAGATCTGGCTTTGA